The proteins below come from a single Parageobacillus toebii NBRC 107807 genomic window:
- a CDS encoding MBL fold metallo-hydrolase, translating to MKKPRDLGHNISMIDLFDLGVAERTGTYVLHEEELAIIETGPSPSVPYLLKGLEALQIDPADIRYIIVTHIHLDHAGGAGVLLEKCPNALVVVHPKGKRHLADPSRLIQGAKAVYGEKFDQLFSPVVPIPEDRLIVKEDGDTLTLGSERTLTFLDTPGHSNHHFSIYDSRSRGVFTGDTIGVFYPQLLKDGLEYCLPSTSPNQFRPEAMLQSAERLEQLQPERIYFGHFGMLENPRAAFEQLRFWLPKFVEAGEKAIANMPGASMQEKAESVFRKLYEEVSAFLQERNISPTSEAYDIIRLDLQVCSMGIVDYLQKR from the coding sequence ATGAAAAAACCTCGTGATTTAGGGCACAACATTTCGATGATTGATCTGTTTGATTTAGGAGTTGCAGAGCGCACCGGTACATATGTGCTTCACGAAGAAGAGCTTGCTATTATTGAGACAGGTCCAAGCCCTTCTGTTCCGTATTTATTAAAAGGACTAGAAGCGCTTCAAATTGATCCTGCGGATATCCGCTATATTATTGTGACACATATTCATTTGGACCACGCTGGCGGCGCTGGCGTGCTGCTTGAAAAATGTCCGAACGCCCTTGTTGTTGTTCATCCGAAAGGGAAGCGGCATCTAGCAGATCCATCACGGTTAATCCAAGGAGCAAAGGCGGTGTATGGGGAAAAATTTGACCAATTGTTTTCCCCGGTTGTACCGATTCCAGAGGATCGTCTCATCGTGAAAGAAGATGGTGATACGCTTACGCTCGGCAGTGAGCGTACGTTGACGTTTTTGGATACGCCTGGCCATTCCAACCATCATTTTTCGATTTACGATTCGCGCAGCCGCGGCGTTTTTACTGGCGATACGATCGGAGTGTTTTATCCGCAATTGCTAAAAGATGGGCTTGAATATTGTTTGCCGTCCACTTCTCCGAACCAATTCCGGCCAGAGGCGATGCTGCAATCGGCAGAGCGATTGGAGCAGCTTCAACCTGAACGCATTTATTTCGGTCATTTTGGCATGCTAGAAAACCCTCGCGCAGCGTTTGAACAGCTTCGTTTTTGGCTTCCAAAGTTTGTCGAAGCAGGAGAAAAAGCGATTGCCAACATGCCTGGCGCATCGATGCAGGAAAAAGCTGAATCGGTTTTTCGCAAGCTGTATGAAGAAGTCAGCGCTTTCTTGCAAGAAAGAAATATTTCACCGACATCAGAAGCGTATGACATCATCCGTCTCGATTTACAAGTATGTTCGATGGGAATTGTAGATTATTTGCAAAAACGGTAA
- a CDS encoding SdpI family protein, with product MKKHWYFFLLIIINIGISAWAYPQLPDQVPTHWNFSGEVDGYSSKLFAVLFGPILLTGIYGILFGVSKIDPRKENYEKFAGAYRVFMYTFLTFLTVMHISIIFSGLGYHVNMVLIANIGLGLLFVVLGNYMPKIKANYFIGIRTPWTLANETVWARTHRFGGKVFFIGGGMLIVSAFMPSSIRGFLLISSIAFIAVVPIVYSYFAYKKVTQI from the coding sequence ATGAAAAAGCATTGGTATTTTTTCTTGCTGATCATCATCAATATTGGAATCTCAGCATGGGCGTACCCACAATTGCCTGACCAGGTTCCAACGCATTGGAACTTCTCGGGGGAAGTGGACGGCTATTCATCAAAGCTTTTTGCCGTTTTATTTGGACCGATTTTGTTGACAGGGATTTATGGGATATTGTTTGGGGTGTCGAAAATCGATCCGCGCAAAGAGAATTATGAAAAGTTCGCGGGAGCGTACCGCGTTTTTATGTATACTTTTCTAACGTTTTTAACCGTCATGCATATTTCTATCATCTTTAGCGGCCTTGGCTACCATGTCAACATGGTTTTGATTGCCAATATAGGATTAGGTCTGCTTTTTGTGGTTCTCGGAAATTATATGCCAAAAATCAAAGCGAATTATTTCATAGGCATTCGCACGCCGTGGACGCTGGCGAACGAGACCGTTTGGGCGCGGACGCACCGGTTTGGCGGCAAAGTGTTTTTCATCGGGGGAGGGATGCTCATCGTTTCCGCTTTTATGCCTTCATCGATTCGCGGCTTTCTTCTCATTTCATCCATTGCCTTTATCGCGGTTGTGCCAATTGTGTATTCTTATTTCGCGTATAAAAAAGTAACGCAGATATAG
- a CDS encoding MBL fold metallo-hydrolase, with amino-acid sequence MKIEFLGTGGAVTIPRPLCQCRVCVEARVKGIPYSRSGPSLFVHGPDVLIDTPEDIYMQMNRSKIKQINAVFYSHWHPDHVMGRRVLESINADFRNYPPASTTTDVYLPQQVAIDFQHRLGSGEHLSFLEKMKYIRLHTLQDGDSVLMEGVEIRPFRLAEDYVYAFLFSEGEKRVLIAMDELNNWDPPREVQEVDVAVLPIGIFELHPLTGERLLPEHHPILKIEATFAETLNIIHKLKAKKTILTHVEEMNRLGFDDLKEIEKQLQKQGLSIEIAYDTMMVEV; translated from the coding sequence ATGAAAATTGAATTTTTAGGAACAGGCGGAGCGGTGACGATTCCGCGTCCGCTTTGCCAATGCCGCGTATGCGTCGAGGCGCGCGTGAAAGGAATCCCTTACAGCCGCAGCGGTCCAAGCCTGTTTGTGCACGGTCCGGACGTCTTAATCGATACGCCGGAAGATATTTATATGCAGATGAATCGTTCTAAAATTAAACAAATCAACGCGGTGTTTTACTCGCATTGGCATCCTGATCACGTGATGGGCAGGCGGGTGCTGGAGTCCATCAATGCCGATTTTCGGAATTATCCTCCTGCTTCCACGACGACGGATGTCTACTTGCCGCAGCAGGTCGCCATCGATTTTCAGCACCGCCTCGGCAGCGGCGAACATCTCTCTTTCCTCGAAAAGATGAAATACATCCGCCTTCATACGCTGCAAGATGGGGATAGCGTATTGATGGAAGGAGTGGAGATTCGCCCGTTCCGCTTAGCCGAAGACTACGTGTATGCGTTTTTATTTTCAGAAGGGGAGAAGCGGGTGCTGATTGCGATGGATGAATTGAATAACTGGGATCCTCCACGGGAAGTACAGGAAGTAGATGTTGCGGTTTTACCGATCGGCATTTTTGAGCTTCATCCGCTGACAGGGGAACGGCTGCTGCCTGAACATCACCCTATATTGAAAATAGAAGCAACATTTGCAGAAACATTGAATATTATTCACAAATTAAAGGCGAAGAAAACTATATTGACTCATGTCGAAGAAATGAACAGATTAGGCTTTGATGATCTCAAAGAAATAGAAAAACAGTTGCAAAAACAAGGGCTGTCCATCGAAATCGCCTATGATACGATGATGGTAGAAGTATAG
- a CDS encoding heavy metal translocating P-type ATPase, which translates to MGEKKHVTLHITGMTCAACSSRIEKVLNKMDGVEANVNLAMEKATIDYDPMKQSIHDIQEKIEKLGYGVATEKVMLDIEGMTCAACAARIEKGLRRMEGVESATVNLATNSAVVEYKEGITSVEAILEKIKKLGYKGQVRKEEESAGFKEELLKQKQRQLVISIILSLPLLYTMIAHLPFDLGLPMPAWLMNPWMQLLLATPVQFYIGGPFYVGAYRALRNKSANMDVLVALGTSAAYFYSLVEAAKTIGSPHYMPNLYFETSAVLITLVLVGKYFEARAKGRTTEAISKLLSLQAKEALVLRDGKEFKVPLEQVAVGDTIIVKPGEKIPVDGIVIAGASAVDESMITGESIPVDKKEGDRVIGATINTTGTLTIRAEKVGKDTALANIVKIVEEAQGSKAPIQRMADVISGIFVPIVVGIAVLAFIVWYFFVAPGDLPTALEVAISVLVIACPCALGLATPTSIMVGTGKGAEHGILFKGGEYLEETHKINAVLLDKTGTVTKGKPQVTDVLEFQEGMLNFAVSAESASEHPLAQAIFEYGKRQQIAVKPLEHFAALAGHGIEATIDGKRVLVGTRKLMKENNIDISRHEEKMIQLEIEGKTAMFVAIDGQLAGIIAVADAIKENAKEAIQALKQMGLDVYMVTGDNERTAKAIAKQAGIDHVYAEVLPEDKANIVETLQREGKRVAMVGDGINDAPALAKADIGMAIGTGTDVAIETADVTLVGGDLSHIPKAIELSRKTMTNIRQNLFWALFYNTIGIPVAAAGLLEPWIAGAAMAFSSVSVVTNALRLKRVKL; encoded by the coding sequence ATGGGTGAGAAAAAGCATGTGACGTTGCATATTACCGGCATGACGTGCGCCGCCTGCTCAAGCCGCATCGAGAAAGTGCTCAATAAAATGGACGGAGTCGAGGCGAACGTCAATTTAGCAATGGAAAAAGCAACGATCGATTATGACCCAATGAAACAAAGCATTCACGATATTCAAGAAAAAATCGAAAAACTTGGGTATGGCGTGGCGACCGAAAAGGTGATGCTGGATATTGAAGGGATGACGTGCGCTGCTTGCGCAGCGCGAATTGAAAAAGGTTTGCGGCGCATGGAAGGCGTGGAAAGCGCTACGGTCAACTTAGCAACAAACAGCGCGGTGGTGGAGTATAAGGAAGGCATCACATCGGTCGAAGCGATATTAGAAAAAATAAAAAAACTTGGCTATAAAGGACAAGTGCGGAAGGAAGAAGAGAGCGCGGGGTTCAAAGAAGAACTGTTGAAACAAAAACAGCGGCAGCTTGTGATTTCGATTATTTTATCGCTTCCGCTTCTATATACGATGATTGCGCATCTTCCGTTTGATCTTGGTCTGCCGATGCCCGCTTGGCTGATGAATCCGTGGATGCAGCTTCTGTTAGCGACACCTGTCCAGTTTTATATCGGCGGTCCTTTCTATGTCGGCGCGTATCGAGCGCTAAGAAACAAGAGCGCGAATATGGACGTCCTTGTCGCGCTCGGCACGTCTGCGGCTTACTTTTACAGCTTGGTGGAAGCGGCCAAAACGATTGGAAGCCCTCACTATATGCCAAATTTATATTTTGAAACAAGCGCGGTGCTTATCACGCTTGTGCTTGTCGGCAAATACTTCGAAGCGCGGGCAAAAGGGCGGACGACCGAAGCGATTTCGAAGCTGTTAAGTTTGCAGGCAAAAGAAGCGCTCGTGCTTCGCGACGGCAAAGAATTCAAAGTTCCGCTTGAACAAGTGGCAGTCGGTGACACGATTATCGTCAAACCAGGCGAAAAAATACCGGTAGACGGTATCGTAATTGCGGGAGCGTCCGCTGTTGATGAGTCGATGATTACGGGAGAATCGATTCCGGTTGATAAAAAAGAAGGCGACCGCGTCATTGGCGCAACGATCAACACGACAGGCACTCTTACGATTCGGGCGGAAAAGGTTGGAAAGGACACAGCCTTAGCGAATATCGTGAAAATCGTCGAAGAAGCTCAAGGTTCGAAAGCGCCGATTCAGCGGATGGCCGATGTTATCTCGGGAATTTTTGTGCCGATTGTTGTTGGTATTGCTGTGTTGGCGTTTATTGTCTGGTACTTTTTTGTTGCACCGGGCGATTTGCCAACAGCGTTGGAAGTGGCGATTAGCGTGCTTGTCATCGCTTGTCCGTGCGCTCTCGGTCTTGCTACGCCGACATCGATCATGGTCGGCACCGGAAAAGGAGCGGAACACGGCATCCTCTTTAAAGGGGGTGAGTACTTAGAAGAAACGCATAAAATCAACGCGGTGCTATTGGATAAAACAGGAACGGTGACAAAAGGAAAGCCACAAGTGACGGATGTCCTTGAATTTCAAGAAGGAATGCTTAATTTCGCGGTATCGGCGGAAAGCGCTTCGGAACATCCGCTCGCGCAGGCGATTTTCGAATACGGCAAACGGCAACAAATCGCTGTGAAGCCGCTTGAGCACTTCGCGGCGCTTGCGGGCCACGGTATTGAAGCGACAATCGATGGCAAACGTGTTCTCGTTGGAACGAGAAAACTAATGAAAGAAAACAACATCGACATTTCTCGACATGAAGAAAAAATGATACAATTAGAAATAGAAGGAAAAACAGCGATGTTCGTGGCCATTGATGGACAGCTTGCCGGCATCATCGCCGTTGCTGATGCGATCAAAGAAAATGCCAAAGAAGCGATTCAAGCATTAAAACAAATGGGGCTTGACGTCTACATGGTCACAGGCGACAATGAACGGACGGCAAAAGCGATTGCCAAACAAGCGGGAATCGACCATGTATACGCCGAAGTGCTTCCGGAGGACAAAGCAAACATTGTCGAAACACTGCAGCGTGAAGGCAAACGGGTGGCCATGGTCGGCGACGGCATTAATGACGCTCCGGCGTTGGCAAAAGCCGATATCGGTATGGCGATCGGCACGGGAACGGATGTCGCCATCGAAACGGCCGATGTCACATTAGTTGGCGGCGATTTATCGCATATTCCAAAAGCGATCGAGCTTAGCCGTAAAACGATGACAAATATTCGGCAAAACTTGTTTTGGGCGCTGTTTTACAATACGATCGGCATCCCGGTTGCCGCCGCTGGACTGTTGGAACCTTGGATTGCCGGAGCGGCGATGGCATTTAGCTCCGTATCGGTAGTAACGAACGCACTTCGCTTGAAGCGCGTGAAACTATAA
- a CDS encoding metal-sensing transcriptional repressor, giving the protein MNHREENQPNPKMVPRTEEEIENIIKRLKRIEGQVRGVQKMVEDNRYCIDILIQISAIEAALHKVGLNLLERHVRHCVAKAIREGNGDESIQELMTVIQQFSK; this is encoded by the coding sequence ATGAATCATCGTGAAGAGAATCAGCCCAATCCAAAAATGGTTCCGCGGACGGAAGAGGAAATTGAAAACATTATCAAACGTCTAAAACGCATTGAAGGACAAGTGCGCGGCGTGCAAAAAATGGTTGAAGACAATCGCTATTGCATCGATATTTTAATCCAAATTTCCGCAATTGAAGCGGCGCTTCATAAAGTCGGTTTGAATTTGCTAGAGCGACACGTTCGTCATTGCGTCGCCAAGGCGATTCGCGAAGGCAACGGTGACGAATCGATACAAGAATTAATGACCGTTATCCAGCAGTTCTCGAAATAG
- a CDS encoding ABC transporter permease, translating to MSNLVYNEMLKIVRKKRLSVIAAIVAVLVVLFTYAQYKQVQEIQERLGTTDWRTQLQQQIIDAQNRLNSSSISEEWRKYLHIRLQQQQYYLEHDINPSAPGAPTFMRMFIENAIDLFLPLLMMVVAADLVSSEASIGTIKLLLTRPVKRGTILLSKYIALLLSISFILLMVALLSYLISGIVFGYQGWRLPLLTGFTINGEELNTEGVHLLPQWKYVLIELGLAWFVSIVVGTLTFMLSVLMRSTAAVMGIMLAALISGAILSNMVSSWESAKYLFMVNLRLTDYVNGTAPPIEGMTLGFSMTVLAVWGLAALVISFIVFTKRDVY from the coding sequence TTGAGTAACCTCGTGTACAACGAAATGCTGAAAATTGTCCGCAAAAAGCGGTTATCGGTAATTGCGGCGATTGTCGCCGTACTCGTTGTCCTTTTTACATACGCGCAATATAAGCAGGTGCAGGAAATACAGGAACGGCTCGGAACAACAGATTGGCGGACGCAGCTGCAGCAGCAAATTATCGACGCGCAAAACCGTCTGAATTCAAGCAGCATTTCGGAAGAATGGCGCAAATATTTGCACATTCGCCTTCAGCAGCAACAATATTATTTGGAACATGACATTAATCCATCCGCTCCCGGTGCGCCAACGTTTATGCGCATGTTTATTGAAAATGCGATCGATTTGTTTCTTCCGCTTTTAATGATGGTCGTTGCGGCGGATTTAGTATCCTCAGAAGCAAGCATAGGAACGATTAAACTGCTGCTTACAAGACCGGTCAAACGCGGAACGATTTTGCTTAGCAAATACATAGCGCTTCTTCTATCGATTTCGTTTATTTTATTGATGGTCGCTTTGCTTTCTTATTTGATTTCGGGGATTGTATTTGGGTATCAAGGATGGCGGCTGCCGTTACTAACTGGTTTTACCATTAACGGTGAAGAACTTAATACGGAAGGGGTACATTTGCTTCCACAATGGAAGTACGTGTTAATCGAACTAGGGCTTGCTTGGTTTGTTTCGATTGTCGTTGGAACATTGACGTTCATGCTTTCTGTATTGATGCGCAGCACCGCCGCAGTGATGGGCATTATGCTTGCGGCATTGATTTCCGGAGCGATTTTATCGAATATGGTGTCTTCGTGGGAATCGGCAAAATATTTGTTTATGGTCAATCTTCGCCTTACGGATTATGTCAATGGGACAGCGCCACCGATTGAAGGCATGACGCTCGGGTTTTCCATGACGGTGCTGGCGGTGTGGGGACTTGCGGCACTCGTGATTTCATTTATCGTCTTTACGAAGCGGGATGTATATTGA
- a CDS encoding ABC transporter ATP-binding protein, translating to MTTTHAPLVVTDLRKTIRRKEIIKGISFELKEGEVFGFLGPNGAGKTTTIRMLVGLIKPTSGHISICGYDLERQFTKAIRHIGCIVENPELYPYLSGWENLEHFARMVPDIPKERIMEVVELVGLQNRIHDRVNTYSLGMRQRLGIAQALLGKPKVLILDEPTNGLDPAGIREMRQFIRFLAESERLSVLVSSHLLSEIQLMCDRVAIMAKGLLLRVDTVERLLKEQARVVWKAAPIETAKEILEKETSPVAIQGDRLVTPYERKNLAIWNKKLVEAGVHVHEIQPKLPTLEDLFIELTGGDAIE from the coding sequence ATGACGACAACACACGCACCGCTTGTCGTAACCGATTTACGCAAAACAATTCGCCGCAAAGAAATTATCAAAGGAATTTCATTTGAACTGAAGGAAGGTGAAGTATTTGGGTTTTTAGGACCGAATGGCGCGGGAAAAACGACCACCATCCGCATGCTTGTCGGGCTTATCAAGCCAACATCGGGACATATTTCTATTTGCGGCTATGACCTAGAGCGTCAGTTTACCAAAGCGATTCGCCATATCGGCTGCATTGTCGAAAATCCAGAATTATATCCGTATTTAAGTGGATGGGAAAATTTGGAGCACTTTGCGCGCATGGTTCCCGATATTCCAAAAGAACGAATCATGGAAGTGGTGGAGTTAGTCGGTTTGCAAAACCGCATTCACGATCGGGTGAACACGTATTCGCTTGGGATGCGACAGCGTCTCGGCATTGCGCAGGCGCTGCTAGGAAAGCCGAAAGTGCTGATTTTGGACGAGCCGACCAATGGGCTTGATCCTGCCGGCATTCGCGAAATGCGCCAATTTATCCGCTTTTTGGCAGAATCAGAAAGATTGAGCGTGCTTGTCTCCTCACATCTGTTAAGCGAAATTCAATTAATGTGCGACCGCGTGGCGATTATGGCAAAAGGGCTGCTGCTTCGGGTGGACACGGTGGAACGGCTGCTTAAAGAACAAGCGCGAGTTGTCTGGAAAGCCGCCCCCATCGAAACAGCGAAAGAAATACTAGAGAAAGAAACGTCGCCTGTCGCCATTCAAGGAGATAGGCTGGTGACTCCATATGAAAGAAAGAATTTAGCTATATGGAACAAAAAACTAGTAGAAGCGGGAGTACACGTCCATGAAATTCAGCCAAAACTGCCGACACTTGAAGATTTGTTTATTGAATTAACGGGAGGGGATGCGATTGAGTAA
- the nfsA gene encoding oxygen-insensitive NADPH nitroreductase, whose protein sequence is MNSVIETILRHRSIRKFEDRPLSDEQIRTIVECAQAASTSSYVQAYSIIGVKDKETKRKLAQIAGNQSYVEHNGHFFVFCADFHRHEVIGEMEQKEVLPSLESTEKFMVALIDAALAAQNAVIAAESMGLGICYIGGLRNNLPEVCKLLKVPKRVIPLFGLAVGYPAQQPDKKPRLPFEHVYHEETYEQDRTKFEAQLKQYNDIVSAYYERRTKGKRRDTWTGQMANMLSNPVRMYMKEFIEGKGFNLR, encoded by the coding sequence GTGAATTCAGTCATTGAAACAATTTTGCGGCACCGTTCGATTCGGAAATTTGAAGACCGTCCGTTATCGGATGAACAAATTCGCACGATCGTCGAGTGCGCGCAAGCGGCATCGACATCAAGTTACGTACAAGCTTATTCCATCATTGGGGTGAAAGATAAAGAAACGAAACGGAAGCTTGCCCAAATCGCGGGAAATCAGTCTTATGTTGAGCACAATGGCCATTTCTTCGTGTTTTGCGCCGATTTTCACCGTCATGAAGTGATTGGCGAAATGGAACAGAAAGAGGTGCTGCCATCACTTGAGAGCACGGAAAAATTTATGGTCGCGCTCATTGATGCAGCACTTGCCGCGCAAAATGCGGTGATTGCCGCGGAGTCGATGGGGCTCGGCATTTGCTATATCGGCGGATTGCGCAACAATTTGCCGGAAGTATGCAAATTATTAAAAGTGCCGAAACGGGTCATTCCGCTCTTCGGGCTTGCCGTCGGCTACCCGGCACAGCAGCCTGATAAAAAACCGCGTTTGCCGTTTGAACACGTATACCACGAAGAAACGTATGAACAAGACCGCACCAAATTCGAAGCACAGCTGAAACAATATAACGATATCGTTTCCGCGTATTACGAACGGCGGACAAAGGGCAAACGCCGCGATACATGGACCGGGCAAATGGCGAACATGCTCAGTAACCCTGTCCGTATGTATATGAAAGAATTCATAGAAGGAAAAGGGTTTAATCTACGTTAA
- a CDS encoding FMN-dependent NADH-azoreductase: MAKLLYITANPKREEESYGLSVGKAFLNAYKQQNPQDEIVELDLYRTDIPYIDADVLNGWGKLQQGHTFEQLSAEEKQKISRINELTDQFINADKYVFVTPMWNFSFPPKMKAYIDTICIAGKTFRYTENGPVGLLTGRKAVHIQARGGIYSEGPMKEMEFGDRYLRAVLSFIGITDVQSIFVEGMAQFPNEAETIKQNAIKQAEQAAKNF; the protein is encoded by the coding sequence ATGGCTAAATTATTGTACATTACAGCAAATCCAAAACGGGAAGAGGAATCTTACGGCTTATCCGTTGGAAAAGCGTTTCTTAACGCTTATAAACAACAAAACCCGCAAGACGAGATTGTCGAATTAGACCTTTATCGTACCGACATCCCTTACATTGATGCCGATGTATTAAACGGCTGGGGCAAATTGCAACAAGGGCATACATTTGAACAGTTAAGCGCAGAAGAAAAACAAAAAATCAGCCGCATCAATGAGCTAACCGATCAGTTTATCAACGCAGATAAATATGTGTTTGTCACACCGATGTGGAATTTTAGTTTTCCACCAAAAATGAAAGCTTATATCGATACAATCTGCATCGCAGGCAAAACGTTCCGTTACACGGAAAATGGTCCGGTAGGGCTATTAACAGGAAGAAAAGCGGTGCACATTCAAGCACGCGGCGGAATTTATTCAGAAGGACCAATGAAAGAAATGGAATTCGGAGACCGTTATTTGCGGGCAGTGCTTAGCTTCATCGGAATTACTGATGTTCAGTCCATTTTTGTCGAAGGAATGGCACAATTCCCGAATGAAGCCGAAACAATTAAACAAAACGCGATCAAACAAGCAGAACAAGCAGCGAAAAACTTTTAA
- a CDS encoding autorepressor SdpR family transcription factor translates to MNLVYKALADPTRRDILNLLRNKDLTAGEIADHFRISKPSISHHLNLLKQADLVHAEKDGQYIYYSINTTVLQDVLAWILSLQEGKGKRE, encoded by the coding sequence ATGAACCTTGTTTATAAAGCGCTAGCCGATCCGACGAGAAGAGACATTCTCAACCTGTTAAGGAACAAGGATTTAACAGCAGGGGAAATCGCCGATCATTTCCGCATTTCCAAACCGAGCATTTCCCATCATCTAAATTTGTTAAAGCAGGCGGATTTAGTGCACGCTGAAAAAGACGGGCAGTACATCTATTACTCCATCAACACAACGGTGTTGCAAGATGTACTTGCTTGGATTTTATCTTTGCAAGAAGGAAAGGGGAAGAGGGAATGA
- a CDS encoding SGNH/GDSL hydrolase family protein, whose protein sequence is MRRGIVSTITIVSVLAGILWLGGFAMGIQDQFFSAAMPPAGTTKYTKEKKADNREIYIVALGDSLTRGTGDESGKGYIGYMVDSLRKKTTKPIRVTNLAIKGQRSDGLLKQLGQAEIKRQLKMADIIVMTIGGNDLFQGGEALKLAPKQIEQAKNAYLHNLDRIFQTIRSVNKDAVVFYIGLYNPFSDLGDAKKTSAIVRQWNFASAETAARYPNIIAVPIFDLFELHVNDYLYSDHFHPNKEGYKRIGERVASLITWTEEDKQ, encoded by the coding sequence ATGAGACGCGGTATTGTAAGCACCATCACGATTGTATCCGTGCTGGCGGGAATATTATGGCTTGGCGGTTTTGCCATGGGCATTCAAGATCAATTTTTTTCCGCCGCGATGCCGCCAGCAGGCACGACGAAATATACAAAAGAGAAAAAAGCGGACAACCGTGAAATTTATATTGTCGCTCTTGGCGACTCGCTGACAAGGGGAACGGGAGACGAAAGCGGAAAAGGGTATATTGGCTATATGGTCGATTCTCTCCGTAAAAAAACAACGAAACCGATTCGTGTAACAAACTTGGCTATTAAAGGACAGCGATCTGACGGACTCCTTAAGCAATTAGGACAAGCTGAGATAAAGAGGCAGCTAAAAATGGCTGACATCATCGTGATGACGATCGGCGGGAATGATTTGTTTCAAGGCGGAGAAGCGCTAAAGCTTGCGCCAAAGCAAATCGAGCAGGCAAAAAACGCGTATTTACACAACTTAGACCGTATTTTTCAAACGATTCGCAGCGTCAATAAAGATGCAGTTGTTTTTTACATCGGGCTTTACAATCCGTTTAGCGACCTCGGTGACGCAAAGAAGACATCCGCGATCGTAAGGCAGTGGAATTTTGCTTCGGCAGAAACGGCAGCTCGCTATCCAAATATCATTGCTGTGCCGATATTCGATTTGTTTGAGCTTCATGTGAATGATTATTTGTACAGCGACCATTTCCATCCGAATAAGGAAGGCTATAAACGCATTGGCGAACGTGTCGCTTCTTTAATTACGTGGACGGAGGAGGACAAACAATGA
- a CDS encoding pirin family protein — translation MPAQRRIRRVKTVQIETNSPIHRSGPVLEPGNWEEYDPFLMLMEDIFQRGTFDFHPHRGIETVTYVIDGQLEHFDSKAGHGTLGPGDVQWMTAGRGVIHKEDPAPGSTVHSLQLWINLPSAKKMTEPRYQNLKASDMPVRREEGAIIRVFSGSSKGVKAPTLNHVPVTMVEMVLEPGASIVQDLPGSYNGFLYILEGSGTFGADATEGKAGQVLFLSRVENETESEITVTAKEKLRLLLYAGEPINEPVVAYGPFVMNTQEEIRQAIRDYQEGKFVE, via the coding sequence ATGCCAGCACAGCGTCGCATCCGCCGTGTAAAAACGGTACAAATAGAGACAAATAGCCCGATTCATCGCAGCGGGCCGGTGCTAGAGCCGGGAAATTGGGAAGAATACGATCCGTTTTTGATGCTAATGGAGGATATTTTCCAACGCGGTACGTTTGACTTTCATCCGCATCGCGGCATTGAAACCGTTACGTACGTGATTGACGGTCAGTTGGAACATTTTGATAGCAAAGCCGGCCACGGAACGCTTGGTCCCGGTGATGTACAATGGATGACGGCAGGACGAGGGGTGATTCATAAAGAAGATCCGGCGCCAGGCTCGACCGTGCACAGTTTGCAGCTATGGATTAATTTGCCGAGCGCAAAAAAAATGACAGAGCCGCGTTATCAAAATTTAAAAGCAAGCGATATGCCTGTCCGGCGTGAAGAGGGAGCAATCATCCGCGTATTTTCCGGGTCATCGAAAGGAGTAAAAGCCCCGACACTCAACCATGTTCCGGTTACGATGGTGGAAATGGTGCTCGAACCAGGAGCGAGTATCGTGCAAGATTTGCCAGGAAGCTACAACGGCTTTCTGTACATTTTAGAAGGTAGCGGAACATTCGGCGCCGATGCCACGGAAGGAAAAGCGGGGCAAGTATTGTTTTTAAGCCGCGTTGAAAACGAGACAGAAAGCGAAATCACTGTCACCGCCAAAGAAAAACTGCGCCTCCTCCTTTATGCCGGTGAGCCAATTAACGAGCCGGTTGTCGCTTACGGACCGTTTGTGATGAATACGCAGGAAGAAATCCGCCAGGCGATCCGCGATTATCAAGAAGGAAAATTCGTTGAATAA